The following nucleotide sequence is from Dehalogenimonas formicexedens.
ATAATATCCGGATCGCTTTTAACAACGTCAGTAAACGTCGGGTAGGGATAATAATCGCCGAAATCCCGACCGACGTTGTAGCCACCGGCAATATCGGTAAGAGTGTCTCCGATAGTTTTAGCGCCGAAGGTTTTCCAAGTGCTTGATTCATGCAGATAAAAAACCCGAGGCCGGTCCTTTGCTTTCACCCGAGCGACCTTTGAGCTCACAAAGCAGAGCCGGCTTCTAATCGATATCTCAAGTCCGGCAGCGGCTTGGTCTTTACCAACACACCAACCAATGATTCTAATAGCTTTAATCATCTCTTCAATGGTGTTTGCCTCAAGAACAATCACCGGGCAACCTATTCTTTCAAGATCAGACAGCAAACCTTTTAAATGGATAGCAGCGGCGATGATCAGATCGGGTTTGCTTTCTCGGATGAGATCAAGGTCAACCGTGCTAAAGCCGCTGACTTTAGGTTTGGACCTGGCATCCAACGGATAGTCACAATAATCGGTAACCCCGTACAGGTTATTTTCGGCCCCGAGCGCGTAGACGATTTCGGTACTGCTGGGGGCAAGCGAGACAATCCGGGTTTTGGGGACTTCCAGCCACATCTGACGGCCGGCCTGGTCGGTGATCACAAGCTGGTTATTTAAGACTGTATTCATTATTTTTTCAGACCGCCTTCCAGATGATAGTTGGGGTCCTTGGCCAGTTGTTTTCCAAAGGCTATTTTACAGGCCTTGGTAACCGTGCTGGCCATAAGTTCCCCTAGTTTGGTGTGGCCGCCGGCGTACCGGCATTTGAATTCGCTGCCCGAAACAACAATTATCTGGTCGGTGCCGGTGCCGGTTGCCTGGAGGGTGGGATTGAATGAACTATGGATACCCAAATCCTGCAAGGCGACGTCTTTGGCTTCGGTGGCCGTAATAAAACTCGATGCCATAGTTCCCAGGGATAGTCTGGCGTTGGTGGTTAGAACGATATTGATCGTACCGCACGGCTGATATTTGCCTTCTACCTCTGTACCGCAGGCTTTGTCTACTCCAGCCCGCATAGCATTGTGGCGGAAACCCGCGGTGACCCAGGAATGTACCCAAAAGTTCTGAAAACTCTCGGAGGCCTGTGACATGTCTTTCATGTCCACCCCGGTGGCCAGCGTCGTGACTTCCCTGGTGGGCACACCGTAACGATCAGCGATCACTTTTACCAGATCCTTCAGGTAGTTATCGTAGCTCAGGTCATGAAAATGTAGGTGATCGCACAGATCTTTGGGCATATAGGAGTTGCAGACAAGTTTAATGCGCCGATATCCCCCATCACCCGAGAGGGACGCGTGCGGTTCATCAAACCGTATCACCAGAGTGTTGGCATCGGTATTCCAGGCTCGGTGGGTTACAATTTCGGTTGAGCCACCAGGAAAAACACCTGCCTCGGCGGTACCAGTAACCATCACTGAAGGTCCGAAATTGGGGTTTACCATCGCGAATAAACCTCTGATTCAGCCCGCACTTTTTGGACAATTTCGGAAAGCGTCTGCACTGCCCTTTTGATATCCTCGTCCGTAGTGTGTTTGCCCAGCGATAATCTTATGGAACAGTTGGCCAAATCACGGTCGAGCCCGGTTGCCAGGAGCACATATGGGGCTTCGTGTGTCGCCGAGCTGCAGGCCGATCCTGTGGACACGCAGATGCCTCGCTTGGCTAGTTCCCCCGAGAGATACTCTCCCTCCATGCCCTCAATGCTGACATTCACATTTCCGGGCAGACGCTTATCGGGATGGCCGTTAAGGCGCGAGCCGGGAACAGAAGTCATGATCCCGGCTATAAGATCCCGGCTCATCTTTCTAAGGCAAAATTCCTCTCCGGCTGATTCATACCTGGCGATCTCGGCAGCGGCGCCCATGCCTACGATCGCCGGGACATTTTCGGTACCCGATCGGAGCCCTTCCTCCTGACCACCTCCGAAAATAATCGGCGACAGCGCCACGCTTCCCCGGGCATACAGGGCGCCAACGCCCTTCGGGCCGTAAAACTTATGGGCGGACAGCGACATCAGGTCGATATCACTTCTCTCGACATCGATAGGAAGATGCCCTACTGCCTGGACGGCATCGGTGTGAAACAGGACCCCAAGTTTCTGACAGATGGCGCCAATCTCAGCTACCGGCTCGATCGTGCCGATGACGTTGTTGGCAGTCATGATACTGACAAGGATGGTGTCTGGCCTGATCGCATCCCTGACGTTTTCGGGAGCCACTATTCCGAAAGGATCGACCTCAAGATAGGTCACTTCAAATCCGTTTCGCTCAAGATTCCGGCAGGCTTCTAGCACAGCATGGTGCTCGATTTGTGAAGTGATGACATGCCGCCCCTTAGATACGTTGGCTCCCGCCACACCCAAAATGGCCAGATTATCTGCCTCAGTGCCGCCGCTGGTGAAAATAACTTCGTTTGGTTGGCAGTTAATGAGCTGGGCAACTTGTTCCCGCGCCCTCTCGACCGCTTCCCTGGCCCGGCGGCCCAAGGGATGAATCGAAGACGGATTGCCGTAATCATAGTAAAAATACGGTAGCATCGCTGCCACCGCCTCAGGATCGACAGCCGTTCCGGCGGCATGATCAAGATAGATCACGTCGTCTAAGTGCCTATCGGGATTATTTAATCGGATATCGTTTTCCTTTTAACAGGCACGAGGCCGGGCCTGAGATTTTTTAACGTTATAGGCAACGACCGCCGCGTCGATGTCCTTACCAAGGCCTTCCACTTCTTTCAACTGATCCTGGGACAGTTTGGCGTATTCTTCATTCATCGCCGAGAAAGCGATGAGCTGTACCCCAAGTTTGCGTTCGAGCGCCCGGACTTTATCCAGCGCAGCATCATCAAGGGGTTTGACCGGGATCTTTACGAAGCAATGGGCTAATTCTTTGGCCATTTCCAACCTCCAAGCGCTTAAAATACGTAAAATGCCAGCCAGAGGACACTTGCACTGAGTGCGATATCGGTGGCGGCCATGAACCAGAAGAGATGCACCGCATGACCGATTACACCTGGGGCCAGGGGCAGATCGGCATCTCCCAGGGCGTAGTGGGCGTTTCGATCGAGTCTGACCTCAAGGGCACCGGCAGCAGCCGCCATCGGCCAACCCCCGTTCGGGCTTTCGGTTTTAGCGTGGTCCCGCATCGTAATGTGCCAGGCCTTTTTCGAGTTCAGACCGGTAAGCCAGGCTGCGGTGATAAAGAAGAATGCAGTCAGCCTGGCCGGGATAAAGTTAACGACGTCATCGAAAATGGCGGCGAATTTTCCAAGGTATTCGTACTGCCCCCGGTGGCCCAGCATGCCGTCAAGGGTATTGGCTACCCGGTAGGCCACGGCGCCGGGCACTCCAAGGATGAGAAAATAGAATAAGGGAGCAACCAAAAAATCCGATGCATTCTCGGCCAGGGATCTGACGGTCGAAGACACGATTGGTGGGACTGTTTCATCAAGCGATCCTCGTTCAACCGTGGTAAGCAGATAGCGGATCTTCTTGTCGGCGTTCTCAATCTGTAAGTCGCTACCCTTGAGATATTTTTCCACTAACAGCGACATCTGGCCATTGAATTTAAGGCAGAATGTCGGCTTCAGGATGATTACCCCGATTAGGAGATAAAGGACGATATTTAAACCTTTCAACAAGCTCAAGAGCCAATAGGTGATGCCACCAAAAAAGGCGATCAGGATAAGGGAAGCAAACATGCCAAAAACGAATTGCAGGGTGTGGTTCTTGATCCCAAGCCCGATCTTTTCTACGACAGAGATCGCTCGCCCGATCCAGACGGTGAGGTGGACGGCTGCCGGGGGTTCGGCAATCACCAAGTCTAACAGCACCGCACCTAAGAGAATCCAGATGTCGTAACTCACGGATATATCCCTGCTTCAGCTGCCTTCAGAAATCTATGCCTTTCCTGGCAAAAATACCTTTGTCGTATGGATGCTTGATTTTGTGAAAAACACACACCTGGTCAGCGCGTTCTAGAATCCTTTTATCGGCAGTTTTACCGGTAAGAATCATTGACATCCCGTTTGGCTTGGAAACCATCAGTTTCACAATGTCGTCGGCTAAAATCAGACCGTAATACTGGGCATTGATAATCTCGTCGAGAATCACCAGGTCAAAACGGCCTGACTT
It contains:
- the cbiB gene encoding adenosylcobinamide-phosphate synthase CbiB — encoded protein: MSYDIWILLGAVLLDLVIAEPPAAVHLTVWIGRAISVVEKIGLGIKNHTLQFVFGMFASLILIAFFGGITYWLLSLLKGLNIVLYLLIGVIILKPTFCLKFNGQMSLLVEKYLKGSDLQIENADKKIRYLLTTVERGSLDETVPPIVSSTVRSLAENASDFLVAPLFYFLILGVPGAVAYRVANTLDGMLGHRGQYEYLGKFAAIFDDVVNFIPARLTAFFFITAAWLTGLNSKKAWHITMRDHAKTESPNGGWPMAAAAGALEVRLDRNAHYALGDADLPLAPGVIGHAVHLFWFMAATDIALSASVLWLAFYVF
- a CDS encoding cysteine desulfurase family protein, with protein sequence MIYLDHAAGTAVDPEAVAAMLPYFYYDYGNPSSIHPLGRRAREAVERAREQVAQLINCQPNEVIFTSGGTEADNLAILGVAGANVSKGRHVITSQIEHHAVLEACRNLERNGFEVTYLEVDPFGIVAPENVRDAIRPDTILVSIMTANNVIGTIEPVAEIGAICQKLGVLFHTDAVQAVGHLPIDVERSDIDLMSLSAHKFYGPKGVGALYARGSVALSPIIFGGGQEEGLRSGTENVPAIVGMGAAAEIARYESAGEEFCLRKMSRDLIAGIMTSVPGSRLNGHPDKRLPGNVNVSIEGMEGEYLSGELAKRGICVSTGSACSSATHEAPYVLLATGLDRDLANCSIRLSLGKHTTDEDIKRAVQTLSEIVQKVRAESEVYSRW
- a CDS encoding ABC transporter substrate-binding protein: MNTVLNNQLVITDQAGRQMWLEVPKTRIVSLAPSSTEIVYALGAENNLYGVTDYCDYPLDARSKPKVSGFSTVDLDLIRESKPDLIIAAAIHLKGLLSDLERIGCPVIVLEANTIEEMIKAIRIIGWCVGKDQAAAGLEISIRSRLCFVSSKVARVKAKDRPRVFYLHESSTWKTFGAKTIGDTLTDIAGGYNVGRDFGDYYPYPTFTDVVKSDPDIIIAETGYLANPQEPLEIARKEPAIAGTKARQTGRIYGVSSDLISRPGPRMVEGIEKLAELFYPEIFNKTATFKGIPSG
- a CDS encoding adenosylcobinamide amidohydrolase — translated: MVNPNFGPSVMVTGTAEAGVFPGGSTEIVTHRAWNTDANTLVIRFDEPHASLSGDGGYRRIKLVCNSYMPKDLCDHLHFHDLSYDNYLKDLVKVIADRYGVPTREVTTLATGVDMKDMSQASESFQNFWVHSWVTAGFRHNAMRAGVDKACGTEVEGKYQPCGTINIVLTTNARLSLGTMASSFITATEAKDVALQDLGIHSSFNPTLQATGTGTDQIIVVSGSEFKCRYAGGHTKLGELMASTVTKACKIAFGKQLAKDPNYHLEGGLKK